In Trifolium pratense cultivar HEN17-A07 linkage group LG7, ARS_RC_1.1, whole genome shotgun sequence, a genomic segment contains:
- the LOC123898495 gene encoding heat shock cognate 70 kDa protein-like — translation MVKKCEGLAVGIDLGTTYSCVAVWQEQHYRVEIIHNDQGNKITPSCVAFTEDQRLIGDAAKNQAAFNPQNTVFDAKRLIGRKFSDQVVQDDIMLWPFKVTAGVNDKPMITVKYKDQEKYMCAEEVSSMVLTKMREIAESYLESPVKNAVVTVPAYFNDSQRKATIDAGAIAGLNVMRVVNEPTAAAVAYGLDKRTDCAEERNIFVFDLGGGTFDVSLLTIKNNNFRVIATAGNTHLGGEDFDNRMVNYFVQEFKKKNKLDISGNPKALRRLRTACERAKRSLSFLVVSTIEIDSLFEGIDFCSPINRAKFEEINMDLFDECMKTVESCLTDANMDKSNVDDVVLVGGSSRIPKVQQLLQDFFNGKELCKNINPDEAVAYGAAVQAALLSEDVKNVPKLVLQDVTPLSLGRKVVGDIMAVVIPRNTSIPVKKTGQFCTGVDNQTRSLIEVYEGERTRASDNNLLGSFYLSGHTAAPRGHPVDVCFAIDENGILTVSATNNASGNSNQITITNYKERLSSEEIKKLIKEAENYHIEDKKFLRKAKAVNALDEYIYKMKISLQKEDVNMKLSSEEIGNIESAITVATNLLSVNHQQVEADVLEDHLKGLESRMEQIIVKTI, via the exons ATGGTCAAAAAATGTGAAGGACTTGCTGTTGGAATAGACCTTGGCACAACGTATTCATGTGTTGCAGTATGGCAGGAGCAACACTATCGAGTTGAGATCATTCACAACGATCAAGGAAACAAAATAACACCGTCGTGTGTTGCTTTCACTGAAGATCAAAGGTTGATTGGTGATGCTGCTAAGAATCAAGCTGCTTTCAACCCTCAAAACACTGTCTTTg ATGCTAAGAGGTTAATTGGTAGGAAGTTTAGTGATCAAGTGGTTCAAGATGATATAATGTTGTGGCCATTTAAGGTCACTGCCGGTGTCAATGACAAACCCATGATTACAGTTAAGTACAAGGATCAGGAGAAATATATGTGTGCCGAAGAAGTATCATCTATGGTACTCACAAAGATGCGAGAAATTGCTGAGTCATATTTAGAATCCCCGGTTAAAAATGCAGTTGTTACTGTGCCAGCATATTTCAATGACTCTCAGCGAAAAGCAACTATAGATGCAGGTGCTATTGCTGGCCTCAATGTTATGAGGGTAGTGAACGAACCTACTGCCGCAGCTGTTGCTTATGGCCTTGACAAGAGAACTGATTGCGCTGAAGAGAGaaatatttttgtctttgatCTTGGTGGTGGCACTTTTGATGTGTCTCTACTAACGATTAAAAATAACAACTTCCGAGTTATTGCAACTGCAGGAAACACTCACCTTGGTGGAGAAGACTTTGATAATAGAATGGTGAACTACTTTGTACAAGAGTTcaagaaaaagaacaaactaGACATAAGTGGAAATCCAAAAGCTTTGAGGAGGTTGAGAACAGCTTGCGAGAGAGCTAAAAGATCACTTTCGTTCCTTGTTGTCTCCACTATTGAAATAGATTCTTTATTTGAAGGCATTGATTTTTGTTCCCCAATCAATCGTGCCAAGTTTGAGGAAATAAATATGGATCTTTTCGATGAGTGTATGAAAACTGTTGAGAGTTGTCTTACAGATGCTAACATGGACAAGAGTAATGTAGATGATGTCGTCCTTGTTGGGGGGTCTTCTAGGATTCCCAAAGTGCAGCAGCTATTACAAGACTTTTTCAATGGGAAAGAGCTGTGCAAAAACATTAACCCTGATGAGGCTGTAGCTTATGGGGCAGCTGTTCAGGCTGCTTTGTTGAGTGAAGACGTTAAGAATGTTCCCAAGTTGGTGCTGCAGGATGTTACACCTTTGTCTCTAGGTAGGAAGGTGGTAGGAGATATCATGGCTGTGGTGATTCCTAGGAACACTTCCATTCCTGTCAAGAAAACCGGACAATTTTGTACAGGTGTAGATAACCAAACCAGATCCTTGATAGAGGTTTATGAGGGTGAGAGAACAAGAGCAAGTGACAACAATTTGCTTGGTTCCTTTTATCTTTCTGGTCATACCGCTGCCCCTCGTGGCCACCCTGTCGATGTTTGTTTCgctattgatgaaaatggtattttgaCAGTTTCTGCTACAAATAATGCTTCTGGAAATTCGAATCAGATTACCATAACCAATTACAAAGAAAGGTTGTCAagtgaagaaataaaaaagttaattaaagAAGCTGAGAATTATCATATTGAAGACAAGAAATTCCTAAGGAAGGCCAAAGCAGTGAATGCATTGGATGAGTACATTTACAAAATGAAAATTTCTTTACAGAAGGAGGATGTTAATATGAAGCTCTCGTCCGAGGAAATTGGGAATATTGAATCTGCAATAACAGTGGCAACAAATTTGCTTAGTGTGAATCACCAGCAGGTGGAAGCAGATGTTCTGGAGGATCATCTTAAAGGGCTCGAGAGTAGGATGGAACAAATTATAGTCAAGactatttag
- the LOC123899596 gene encoding accelerated cell death 11, translating into MAEPITGDKTLHQIAVAFKDLANTVSDSQNADVEVAPFSRACSHISPLFGCLGIAFKFAEMDFVAKVNDLAEASKSIQTLHSLIDQDVQAKSVRNAGSHTRNLLRVRRGLDMVRVLFEQMIVTEGNSLRDPASKAYEQALAPYHGWAIRKAVSAGLYVLPTKEQLLKKLNEDVASAKEQMQIYVSSSEAVIQYIDKLYVSRNLGTDW; encoded by the exons ATGGCAGAACCAATCACCGGCGATAAAACACTTCATCAAATCGCAGTCGCATTCAAAGACCTCGCTAACACTGTTTCCGATTCTCAAAACGCTGATGTTGAAGTTGCTCCTTTCTCTCGTGCTTGTTCTCACATCTCCCCTCTCTTTGGTTGCTTAGGTATCGCTTTCAAGTTCGCTGAGATGGATTTCGTTGCCAAG GTTAATGATCTAGCCGAGGCATCAAAGTCCATTCAGACTTTACATTCGTTGATTGATCAGGATGTACAAGCCAAGTCTGTCAGGAATGCAGGCAGCCATACTAGAAATCTGTTGAGAGTAAGGCGTGGACTCGACATGGTCAGAGTACTCTTTGAACAAATGATAGTCACTGA GGGAAATTCTCTTAGGGATCCAGCTTCAAAGGCTTACGAACAAGCCCTTGCACCTTATCACGGTTGGGCTATCAGGAAGGCTGTTTCTGCTGGGCTGTACGTTCTTCCTACAAAGGAACAGCTTTTGAAGAAACTCAACGAGGATG TGGCGTCAGCGAAAGAACAAATGCAAATTTATGTCTCATCATCAGAAGCTGTAATCCAATACATTGATAAACTCTATGTTTCCAGAAACTTGGGAACAGATTGGTGA
- the LOC123899159 gene encoding patatin-like protein 6: MAALSTSPMNLNTIDSNFEVDKLTYEIFSILENKFLFGYTDTENPKNSLQNQPKDVKSSKNAAGKVRILCIDGAGYTDGILAAKSLAHLESCLKRKSGNNNANIAGFFDAVAGTGVGGVLAALLFTRGKDGLPMFTADEALRFLINNRNRISRRSGILRRVLQSETKSEKLFRKTFGECTLKDTLKPILIPCYDLVTRAPFVFSRADALEIDGYDFKIRDVCAATSADPAASIEMRSIDGKTKILAVDGGIAMNNPTATAVTHVLNNKHEFPFCNGVSDLLVLSLGNGELDFNAVKSPSGFVRIAGEGASDMVDQAVSMAFGECRLNNYVRIQSNGVMAKANKGKIVKTASDLLAVSEEMLAQKNVESVLFKGRKVVENTNLDKLELFGGELIKEEERRKTSILPTVVLKNASPSPRTSSATTLSSLSSSS, translated from the exons ATGGCGGCACTGTCTACATCACCAATGAACTTGAACACAATTGACTCCAACTTTGAAGTTGACAAACTCACCTATGAAATCTTCTCCATTCTGGAGAACAAATTTCTCTTCGGTTACACCGACACTGAAAATCCCAAAAATTCTCTTCAAAATCAACCAAAAGACGTTAAATCGTCCAAAAACGCCGCCGGTAAAGTCAGAATTCTCTGCATTGACGGCGCCGGTTACACCGACGGCATTCTCGCTGCTAAATCTCTCGCTCACCTTGAATCCTGCCTGAAAAGAAAATCCGGTAACAATAACGCGAACATCGCAGGTTTCTTTGACGCCGTTGCCGGAACTGGTGTCGGCGGAGTCCTCGCCGCACTGCTTTTCACACGCGGAAAAGACGGACTACCTATGTTTACTGCTGATGAGGCGTTGAGGTTTCTGATCAACAACCGTAACAGAATTTCGCGGCGATCGGGGATTCTCCGGCGAGTTCTTCAATCGGAAACGAAATCGGAGAAGCTTTTTAGAAAAACGTTCGGTGAGTGTACTCTGAAAGATACACTGAAACCGATTCTAATCCCTTGCTACGATCTCGTCACACGCGCTCCGTTCGTTTTCTCCCGCGCCGACGCGCTTGAAATTGACGGTTATGATTTCAAGATTCGTGATGTGTGTGCTGCCACGTCAGCTGATCCAGCGGCTTCTATTGAAATGAGGTCCATTGACGGGAAAACGAAGATTTTAGCCGTTGATGGTGGTATTGCTATGAACAATCCAACGGCTACTGCTGTCACACACGTGCTTAACAATAAACACGAGTTTCCGTTCTGTAACGGTGTTTCTGACTTGTTGGTTCTTTCTCTTGGGAACGGAGAGTTGGACTTTAACGCCGTTAAGTCTCCGTCAGGTTTCGTGAGAATTGCTGGTGAAGGAGCTTCCGATATG GTTGATCAAGCTGTATCAATGGCATTTGGAGAGTGTAGATTGAACAATTATGTGAGGATTCAATCAAATGGGGTAATGGCAAAGGCAAACAAAGGGAAGATTGTGAAAACGGCGTCGGATTTGTTGGCGGTTTCGGAGGAGATGTTGGCACAGAAGAATGTGGAGTCTGTATTGTTTAAAGGAAGGAAGGTTGTGGAAAATACAAATTTGGATAAATTAGAGTTATTTGGTGGAGAATTGATTAAGGAAGAAGAGAGGAGAAAAACTAGTATTTTGCCAACTGTGGTGTTGAAGAATGCTTCTCCTTCACCTAGGACTTCATCTGCTACTACTTTGTCAAGTTTGTCTTCAAGCTCTTAG